From the genome of Halorussus caseinilyticus, one region includes:
- a CDS encoding twin-arginine translocation signal domain-containing protein yields the protein MTQQSSRRRFLKAAAATGALAGLNATVLAQGQNEEIILLGGYTRAWQGYRLPGGQEATDGGNPTLTLQRGTTYTLMWQNGDGVGHNFAIQDSQGENLQVLEPLTVQSDVFEQINGTGGNESVSLDISNGNVTGVGTGGGGNATGNQTGGQQSTESLVSETEIIAEQGAVQGVRFTATSEMAQYICLVHPNTMVGDVEVQSGGGTDNSSG from the coding sequence CGGCAGCGACAGGTGCATTGGCCGGTCTGAACGCGACGGTTCTCGCACAGGGCCAGAACGAGGAGATAATCCTGCTCGGCGGGTACACGCGGGCGTGGCAGGGGTATCGTCTCCCCGGCGGGCAAGAAGCGACCGATGGAGGAAATCCGACGCTGACGCTTCAGAGGGGGACGACCTACACCCTGATGTGGCAGAACGGCGACGGCGTGGGCCACAACTTCGCCATTCAGGACTCGCAGGGCGAGAACCTCCAAGTCCTCGAACCCCTCACCGTCCAGTCGGACGTGTTCGAGCAAATCAACGGCACGGGGGGCAACGAGAGCGTCTCGCTCGACATCTCGAACGGAAACGTCACCGGGGTCGGTACCGGTGGCGGCGGAAACGCGACGGGAAACCAGACCGGCGGTCAGCAGTCCACCGAATCGCTGGTCTCCGAGACCGAAATAATCGCCGAACAGGGGGCCGTACAGGGCGTTCGGTTCACCGCGACTTCGGAGATGGCTCAGTACATCTGTCTGGTCCACCCGAACACGATGGTCGGCGACGTGGAAGTCCAGAGCGGCGGCGGAACGGACAACAGTTCCGGATAG